In a single window of the Entelurus aequoreus isolate RoL-2023_Sb linkage group LG16, RoL_Eaeq_v1.1, whole genome shotgun sequence genome:
- the LOC133631234 gene encoding protein THEM6-like isoform X1: MWLLLLLLGSLLALLCSLDVFYFLRAAAVLLRAWLQPPVWDVTAEQVVSGYVSPRDMDMCHMNNARYLRECDFARFSLYARNGVFKALRALKASMVVGATTIRYRRALCVGEGYELKSRVVTWDDKAFFLEQRFVSRGDGRVCAVMYCKQSVLRSSPDRIMQHLCKRRVERPQFPDDLQHWVNFISASSQTLRAECGLQDKHK; this comes from the exons AtgtggctgctgctgctgctgctcggcAGCTTGCTGGCTCTGCTTTGCAGCCTGGACGTGTTTTACTTCCTGCGTGCTGCCGCCGTGCTGCTGCGGGCGTGGCTGCAACCTCCCGTGTGGGACGTGACGGCGGAGCAGGTGGTGAGCGGCTACGTCTCCCCCCGCGACATGGACATGTGTCACATGAACAACGCCCGCTACCTGCGCGAGTGCGACTTTGCTCGCTTCTCGCTGTACGCGCGTAACGGCGTCTTCAAGGCGCTGCGGGCGCTGAAGGCCTCCATGGTGGTGGGCGCCACCACCATTCGCTACCGCAGGGCTCTGTGCGTGGGCGAGGGCTACGAGCTGAAGAGTCGCGTGGTCACCTGGGACGACAAAGCCTTCTTCCTGGAGCAGAGGTTCGTGTCCCGCGGAGACGGGCGGGTGTGTGCCGTCATGTACTGCAAGCAGAGTGTGCTGCGCAGCAGCCCTGACAGGATCATGCAGCATCTCTGTAAGCGCAGA GTGGAACGTCCACAGTTCCCTGATGACCTCCAGCATTGGGTCAACTTCATCTCAGCCAGCAGTCAGACGCTGAGAGCAGAGTGTGGCCTGCAGGACAAACACAAATGA
- the LOC133631234 gene encoding protein THEM6-like isoform X2, giving the protein MWLLLLLLGSLLALLCSLDVFYFLRAAAVLLRAWLQPPVWDVTAEQVVSGYVSPRDMDMCHMNNARYLRECDFARFSLYARNGVFKALRALKASMVVGATTIRYRRALCVGEGYELKSRVVTWDDKAFFLEQRFVSRGDGRVCAVMYCKQSVLRSSPDRIMQHLCGTSTVP; this is encoded by the exons AtgtggctgctgctgctgctgctcggcAGCTTGCTGGCTCTGCTTTGCAGCCTGGACGTGTTTTACTTCCTGCGTGCTGCCGCCGTGCTGCTGCGGGCGTGGCTGCAACCTCCCGTGTGGGACGTGACGGCGGAGCAGGTGGTGAGCGGCTACGTCTCCCCCCGCGACATGGACATGTGTCACATGAACAACGCCCGCTACCTGCGCGAGTGCGACTTTGCTCGCTTCTCGCTGTACGCGCGTAACGGCGTCTTCAAGGCGCTGCGGGCGCTGAAGGCCTCCATGGTGGTGGGCGCCACCACCATTCGCTACCGCAGGGCTCTGTGCGTGGGCGAGGGCTACGAGCTGAAGAGTCGCGTGGTCACCTGGGACGACAAAGCCTTCTTCCTGGAGCAGAGGTTCGTGTCCCGCGGAGACGGGCGGGTGTGTGCCGTCATGTACTGCAAGCAGAGTGTGCTGCGCAGCAGCCCTGACAGGATCATGCAGCATCTCT GTGGAACGTCCACAGTTCCCTGA